The following coding sequences lie in one Nitratireductor mangrovi genomic window:
- a CDS encoding TetR/AcrR family transcriptional regulator, which produces MKQPYHRVGRARFGFAGDVGKVAEARRKPLKRPAQPRARATVKAIYEAFVRILCRDGWDRVTTRNVAAEAGIAVGTLYDYFPNRLALLSGYERHAIDELLDRIEVDVITAAGTWRERLGLLVRLTANPKPADLPYFDRTMLLIENEYAEPKHHRRAYEELLGAWKRAVAACTDLPRRPADHEVEAAFSAALGARRYVVLAEPRHFDRKRWLADIEAMCMWLLAGEVAAN; this is translated from the coding sequence ATGAAGCAACCATATCATCGCGTTGGCCGTGCCCGGTTCGGATTTGCGGGGGATGTCGGGAAGGTTGCCGAAGCGCGTCGCAAACCGCTGAAACGCCCGGCCCAGCCGCGCGCCAGGGCGACGGTCAAGGCCATCTACGAGGCCTTTGTTCGGATTCTGTGCCGTGACGGCTGGGATCGGGTGACGACGCGCAACGTTGCCGCCGAGGCGGGCATCGCAGTCGGTACGCTGTACGACTATTTCCCAAACCGGCTGGCGCTGCTTTCCGGCTATGAACGCCATGCCATCGACGAACTGCTCGATCGCATCGAGGTCGATGTGATTACAGCTGCCGGCACATGGCGTGAGCGGTTGGGGCTTCTGGTGCGGCTGACCGCCAACCCGAAGCCGGCCGACCTTCCCTATTTCGACCGCACGATGCTCCTGATCGAAAACGAGTATGCCGAGCCGAAGCACCACCGCCGCGCTTACGAGGAACTGCTCGGGGCTTGGAAGCGCGCGGTTGCGGCATGTACGGACCTGCCGCGCCGGCCTGCCGACCATGAGGTCGAGGCGGCGTTTTCGGCCGCGCTCGGCGCGCGCCGATACGTCGTTTTGGCGGAACCGCGCCATTTCGACCGCAAGCGCTGGCTCGCCGATATCGAGGCGATGTGCATGTGGCTGCTTGCAGGCGAGGTCGCCGCGAACTGA